One part of the Sardina pilchardus chromosome 5, fSarPil1.1, whole genome shotgun sequence genome encodes these proteins:
- the emsy gene encoding BRCA2-interacting transcriptional repressor EMSY isoform X2: MIQQEKPELVGTMPVVWPTLLDLGRDECKRILRKLELEAYAGVISALRAQGDLTKDKKDLLGELTKVLSISTERHRAEVRRAVNDERLSTIAYHMSGPNSSSEWSVEGRRLVPLMPRLVPQTAFTVTANAVASAAAHQNASLLPPAETGNKEVVVCYSYTSTTATATNVTAPSGSGAPTVKSPRPASPASNVVVLPSGSTVYVKSVSCADEDEKPRKRRRTNSSSSTPVMLKEVPKVMPPISKTITVPMSGSPKMSNIMQSIANSLPPHISPVKITFTKPTTPTTNTTTQKVIIVTTSQSSSFVPNILSKSHNYAAMSKLVSTSVLSSSSQKQTVVIPTCSNAGSGPNTVAVTTVVASSPSVVMSTVAQGASPAAVKVATARLPSPKTFVGTPAQILAQFPKNQQASKQIQQSSPVPSSLGAVQTTSTSPIRVKIITQQMQPSKILPKPSSATLPSSNASPIMVVSSNGAIMTTKLVSTPTGTQATYSRPTGSPTIGGRMSTSPGGATYVKTTSGSIITVVPKSLATLGGKIISSNIVSGTTTKITTIPMTSKPNVIVVQKTTGKGTTIQGLPGKNVVTTLLNAGGEKTLQALPGAKPAIITASRPITKMIVTQPKGIGSGMQPTTTTKIIPTKIVYGQQGKTQVLIKPKPMTFQTAVVSEHTRQLVSETLQQVARPLDAGAASGQEGLPKDDSPTFPESSSPPSESMHSAQALDAQPVVRVIASRGQEWTEQEVETGPTIIYQDVLGESQSATSTIKALLELQQTSVREKADPKLRQHTIDLSQMAVPIQMTQEKRPSPESPAQTQGEAEVLTEYIPAGKFTPSASAGAPVGEVTSPSQQQQQQQQQDASSLFNTQTAVAGKSSPTSSTSAFVPQSGGSPSLLNKQAEEQVMEEGDLEGDTLDPQTGLFYRSSQPAVPPLQQRSTLATQSEQGRHTPHPVQTQPSKATVSQPCSSSTVALKKGPQPQETVPSKEKPSGSGTHPVVVLSMKPPHTPQLPKLQQAPTSHNRPNLHSPLSHPPPLQAHHPVGSDKTSSGQVQQPIITQGATVTKITFGSHVSPPRTSTAEATGKLVPESSSGLGHPSAKPSVSDILKISMMEAEIDPSAEPMVVDSSSDCDSFKKDTAATSLISSSASVLHHSKPQLGKYSHMPGLASQKNKDMDVIQVIPQYSIMPDSSQSNVVVEQSGFLEITDYTSQRLDDESIMEQEVDSSNDEAAASSPMEGCADQSQ, translated from the exons ATGATTCAGCAGGAGAAGCCAGAGTTGGTTGGGACTATGCCTGTAGTGTGGCCCACCCTCCTTGATCTTGGTAGAGATGAGTGTAAGAGAATACTTCGCAAGCTTG AGTTGGAGGCGTATGCTGGGGTAATAAGTGCTCTCCGAGCACAAGGGGATCTCACAAAGGATAAGAAAGATCTGCTCGGGGAACTTACGAAAGTCCTCAG CATCTCCACTGAGCGGCATCGTGCAGAGGTCCGCAGGGCCGTCAACGATGAGCGCCTCTCTACAATCGCATATCA TATGTCTGGACCAAACAGTTCTTCAGAATGGTCTGTCGAAGGGCGTAGACTTGTCCCTTTAATGCCAAGGTTGGTTCCTCAGACAGCCTTCACAGTAACTGCCAATGCTGTAGCCAGTGCAGCCGCCCATCAAAATGCATCTCTACTCCCACCTGCAGAGACTGGTAATAAAGAAG TGGTAGTTTGCTACTCCTACACAAGCACCACCGCTACAGCCACCAATGTCACTGCACCCAGTGGCAGTGGCGCCCCTACAGTCAAATCTCCACGGCCTGCCAGCCCAGCCTCCAATGTGGTCGTACTCCCCAGTGGAAGCACAGTTTATGTCAAGA GTGTGAGCTGTGCAGACGAGGATGAGAAACCTCGCAAACGTCGACGCACCAACTCCTCGAGCTCCACTCCAGTGATGCTGAAGGAGGTGCCGAAGGTCATGCCCCCAATCTCCAAAACAATCACGGTGCCTATGAGTGGCAGCCCCAAGATGAGCAATATCATGCAGAGCATTGccaactctctccctcctcacatTTCACCAGTGAAGATAACCTTCACCAAACCGACCACACctaccaccaacaccaccacccaaaAG GTGATTATTGTAACAACCTCTCAAAGCTCCAGCTTTGTCCCCAACATCCTCTCCAAATCCCACAACTATGCCGCCATGTCCAAGCTGGTGTCCACATCTGTTCTGAGTTCCTCCAGTCAGAAGCAAACCGTTGTCATCCCAACCTGTTCCAACGCAGGCTCTGGCCCAAATACGGTTGCTGTGACGACAGTAGTGGCTTCCTCTCCATCAGTGGTCATGTCTACTGTAGCTCAAG GCGCATCTCCAGCAGCAGTGAAAGTTGCCACGGCGAGACTTCCCTCTCCAAAGACCTTTGTTGGGACTCCAGCACAGATCCTTGCCCAGTTCCCCAAAAACCAGCAAGCGTCCAAACAGATTCAGCAGAGCAGCCCTGTTCCATCGTCGTTAGGAGCTGTTCAAACCACTTCTACATCCCCCATTA GAGTGAAGATCATCACCCAGCAAATGCAGCCTAGTAAGATCCTCCCCAAGCCATCATCTGCCACACTTCCCAGCAGCAATGCTTCACCCATCATGGTAGTCAGTAGTAACGGAGCGATTATGACAACAAAACTGGTGTCCACGCCGACAG GTACCCAGGCCACGTACTCACGCCCAACAGGCAGCCCCACAATAGGGGGCAGAATGTCAACTTCTCCTGGAGGAGCCACCTACGTGAAAACTACTAGCGGTAGCATCATCACAGTGGTTCCCAAATCTCTTGCGACGCTTGGAGGCAAGATTATCAGCAGTAACATAGTGTCTG ggacaacaacaaaaataaccaCCATCCCCATGACCTCCAAGCCGAATGTTATTGTGGTGCAGAAGACAACTGGGAAAGGAACCACAATTCAAGGATTACCTGGAAAGAATGTTGTAACTACACTGTTAAATGCAGGA GGTGAGAAAACGCTACAAGCTCTTCCTGGAGCAAAGCCAGCCATCATCACTGCTTCTCGTCCCATTACCAAGATGATAGTCACCCAGCCGAAAGGCATAGGCTCAGGAATGCAGCCTACTACTACCACCAAAATCATCCCCACCAAGATAGTATATGGACAACAAGGAAAAACTCAG GTTTTAATCAAACCCAAGCCCATGACTTTTCAGACAGCTGTTGTGAGCGAGCATACTCGGCAGTTGGTGAGTGAGACCCTCCAGCAGGTGGCCAGACCCTTAGATGCAGGAGCTGCATCTGGCCAGGAAGGGTTGCCCAAGGACGACTCTCCGACCTTCCCAGAGAGCAGTTCGCCCCCCTCAGAGTCTATGCACAGTGCTCAAG CTTTAGATGCTCAACCTGTCGTTCGCGTAATCGCCTCCAGAGGGCAGGAGTGGACTGAGCAAGAGGTTGAGACCGGTCCTACCATTATCTACCAGGATGTCTTGGGAGAGTCTCAGTCTGCCACCTCCACCATTAAGGCTTTGCTTGAACTCCAGCAGACATCAG tgaggGAGAAGGCCGACCCCAAACTACGACAGCATACCATTGATCTTAGCCAGATGGCCGTTCCCATTCAAATGACCCAGGAGAAGAGACCGTCCCCAGAGTCTCCTGCACAGACACAGGGGGAAGCTGAGGTCCTGACGGAGTACATTCCAGCCG GTAAGTTCACGCCCAGCGCCTCCGCTGGAGCTCCGGTTGGTGAGGTGACCTCACcttcccagcagcagcagcagcagcagcagcaggatgcTTCGTCCCTGTTTAATACACAAACAGCGGTGGCTGGGAAGTCCAGTCCAACGTCGTCTACATCAGCATTCGTTCCGCAG AGTGGAGGAAGTCCATCTCTGTTGAACAAACAGGCAGAGGAGCAGGTGATGGAGGAAGGAGACCTCGAAGGGGACACCCTTGATCCACAAACGGGGCTTTTCTATAGGTCCTCTCAGCCTGCTGTCCCGCCCCTTCAACAGAGAAGCACTTTGGCGACCCAGTCAGAACAGGGCCGACACACGCCTCACCCAGTGCAAACCCAGCCGAGCAAAGCCACGGTCAGCCAGCCTTGTTCCTCGTCCACCGTTGCCCTTAAAAAAGGGCCACAGCCGCAAGAGACAGTTCCATCCAAGGAAAAGCCCTCGGGCTCTGGGACCCATCCAGTGGTTGTCCTCTCAATGAAGCCTCCCCATACTCCCCAGCTGCCTAAGCTACAACAGGCCCCGACTTCTCACAATAGGCCTAACCTCCACTCTCCACTGTCCCATCCACCACCCTTGCAGGCACACCATCCTGTAGGATCTGACAAGACATCCTCAGGACAG GTTCAGCAGCCCATCATCACCCAGGGGGCAACGGTGACAAAAATCACCTTTGGTAGTCACGTGTCACCACCAAGAACCAGCACCGCAGAAGCGACAGGCAAACTGGTGCCAGAGTCCAGCTCAGGCCTCGGCCATCCGAGTGCCAAGCCCTCCGTATCAGATATTCTAAAAATATCCATGATGGAGGCTGAGATTGACCCTAGTGCTGAGCCTATGGTGGTTGACTCCTCCAGCGACTGTGATTCCTTCAAGAAGGACACAGCTGCCACATCCCTCATCAGCAGCTCCGCGTCTGTGTTGCACCATTCAAAACCGCAGCTCGGCAAATACAGCCACATGCCAGGACTCGCCTCCCAGAAGAACAAAGATATGGATGTCATTCAG GTCATCCCACAGTACTCAATAATGCCAGACTCTAGCCAGTCAAACGTAGTGGTGGAGCAGAGTGGTTTTCTTGAGATCACAGACTATACCAGCCAGCGGCTGGACGACGAAAGCATTATGGAGCAAGAAGTGGACAGCAGCAATGACGAGGCAGCAGCTTCGAGTCCAATGGAAGGCTGTGCCGACCAGTCCCAATAA
- the emsy gene encoding BRCA2-interacting transcriptional repressor EMSY isoform X1, with translation MIQQEKPELVGTMPVVWPTLLDLGRDECKRILRKLELEAYAGVISALRAQGDLTKDKKDLLGELTKVLSISTERHRAEVRRAVNDERLSTIAYHMSGPNSSSEWSVEGRRLVPLMPRLVPQTAFTVTANAVASAAAHQNASLLPPAETGNKEVVVCYSYTSTTATATNVTAPSGSGAPTVKSPRPASPASNVVVLPSGSTVYVKSVSCADEDEKPRKRRRTNSSSSTPVMLKEVPKVMPPISKTITVPMSGSPKMSNIMQSIANSLPPHISPVKITFTKPTTPTTNTTTQKVIIVTTSQSSSFVPNILSKSHNYAAMSKLVSTSVLSSSSQKQTVVIPTCSNAGSGPNTVAVTTVVASSPSVVMSTVAQGASPAAVKVATARLPSPKTFVGTPAQILAQFPKNQQASKQIQQSSPVPSSLGAVQTTSTSPISKPTIQIKQESGVKIITQQMQPSKILPKPSSATLPSSNASPIMVVSSNGAIMTTKLVSTPTGTQATYSRPTGSPTIGGRMSTSPGGATYVKTTSGSIITVVPKSLATLGGKIISSNIVSGTTTKITTIPMTSKPNVIVVQKTTGKGTTIQGLPGKNVVTTLLNAGGEKTLQALPGAKPAIITASRPITKMIVTQPKGIGSGMQPTTTTKIIPTKIVYGQQGKTQVLIKPKPMTFQTAVVSEHTRQLVSETLQQVARPLDAGAASGQEGLPKDDSPTFPESSSPPSESMHSAQALDAQPVVRVIASRGQEWTEQEVETGPTIIYQDVLGESQSATSTIKALLELQQTSVREKADPKLRQHTIDLSQMAVPIQMTQEKRPSPESPAQTQGEAEVLTEYIPAGKFTPSASAGAPVGEVTSPSQQQQQQQQQDASSLFNTQTAVAGKSSPTSSTSAFVPQSGGSPSLLNKQAEEQVMEEGDLEGDTLDPQTGLFYRSSQPAVPPLQQRSTLATQSEQGRHTPHPVQTQPSKATVSQPCSSSTVALKKGPQPQETVPSKEKPSGSGTHPVVVLSMKPPHTPQLPKLQQAPTSHNRPNLHSPLSHPPPLQAHHPVGSDKTSSGQVQQPIITQGATVTKITFGSHVSPPRTSTAEATGKLVPESSSGLGHPSAKPSVSDILKISMMEAEIDPSAEPMVVDSSSDCDSFKKDTAATSLISSSASVLHHSKPQLGKYSHMPGLASQKNKDMDVIQVIPQYSIMPDSSQSNVVVEQSGFLEITDYTSQRLDDESIMEQEVDSSNDEAAASSPMEGCADQSQ, from the exons ATGATTCAGCAGGAGAAGCCAGAGTTGGTTGGGACTATGCCTGTAGTGTGGCCCACCCTCCTTGATCTTGGTAGAGATGAGTGTAAGAGAATACTTCGCAAGCTTG AGTTGGAGGCGTATGCTGGGGTAATAAGTGCTCTCCGAGCACAAGGGGATCTCACAAAGGATAAGAAAGATCTGCTCGGGGAACTTACGAAAGTCCTCAG CATCTCCACTGAGCGGCATCGTGCAGAGGTCCGCAGGGCCGTCAACGATGAGCGCCTCTCTACAATCGCATATCA TATGTCTGGACCAAACAGTTCTTCAGAATGGTCTGTCGAAGGGCGTAGACTTGTCCCTTTAATGCCAAGGTTGGTTCCTCAGACAGCCTTCACAGTAACTGCCAATGCTGTAGCCAGTGCAGCCGCCCATCAAAATGCATCTCTACTCCCACCTGCAGAGACTGGTAATAAAGAAG TGGTAGTTTGCTACTCCTACACAAGCACCACCGCTACAGCCACCAATGTCACTGCACCCAGTGGCAGTGGCGCCCCTACAGTCAAATCTCCACGGCCTGCCAGCCCAGCCTCCAATGTGGTCGTACTCCCCAGTGGAAGCACAGTTTATGTCAAGA GTGTGAGCTGTGCAGACGAGGATGAGAAACCTCGCAAACGTCGACGCACCAACTCCTCGAGCTCCACTCCAGTGATGCTGAAGGAGGTGCCGAAGGTCATGCCCCCAATCTCCAAAACAATCACGGTGCCTATGAGTGGCAGCCCCAAGATGAGCAATATCATGCAGAGCATTGccaactctctccctcctcacatTTCACCAGTGAAGATAACCTTCACCAAACCGACCACACctaccaccaacaccaccacccaaaAG GTGATTATTGTAACAACCTCTCAAAGCTCCAGCTTTGTCCCCAACATCCTCTCCAAATCCCACAACTATGCCGCCATGTCCAAGCTGGTGTCCACATCTGTTCTGAGTTCCTCCAGTCAGAAGCAAACCGTTGTCATCCCAACCTGTTCCAACGCAGGCTCTGGCCCAAATACGGTTGCTGTGACGACAGTAGTGGCTTCCTCTCCATCAGTGGTCATGTCTACTGTAGCTCAAG GCGCATCTCCAGCAGCAGTGAAAGTTGCCACGGCGAGACTTCCCTCTCCAAAGACCTTTGTTGGGACTCCAGCACAGATCCTTGCCCAGTTCCCCAAAAACCAGCAAGCGTCCAAACAGATTCAGCAGAGCAGCCCTGTTCCATCGTCGTTAGGAGCTGTTCAAACCACTTCTACATCCCCCATTAGTAAGCCTACCATCCAGATAAAGCAAGAGTCTG GAGTGAAGATCATCACCCAGCAAATGCAGCCTAGTAAGATCCTCCCCAAGCCATCATCTGCCACACTTCCCAGCAGCAATGCTTCACCCATCATGGTAGTCAGTAGTAACGGAGCGATTATGACAACAAAACTGGTGTCCACGCCGACAG GTACCCAGGCCACGTACTCACGCCCAACAGGCAGCCCCACAATAGGGGGCAGAATGTCAACTTCTCCTGGAGGAGCCACCTACGTGAAAACTACTAGCGGTAGCATCATCACAGTGGTTCCCAAATCTCTTGCGACGCTTGGAGGCAAGATTATCAGCAGTAACATAGTGTCTG ggacaacaacaaaaataaccaCCATCCCCATGACCTCCAAGCCGAATGTTATTGTGGTGCAGAAGACAACTGGGAAAGGAACCACAATTCAAGGATTACCTGGAAAGAATGTTGTAACTACACTGTTAAATGCAGGA GGTGAGAAAACGCTACAAGCTCTTCCTGGAGCAAAGCCAGCCATCATCACTGCTTCTCGTCCCATTACCAAGATGATAGTCACCCAGCCGAAAGGCATAGGCTCAGGAATGCAGCCTACTACTACCACCAAAATCATCCCCACCAAGATAGTATATGGACAACAAGGAAAAACTCAG GTTTTAATCAAACCCAAGCCCATGACTTTTCAGACAGCTGTTGTGAGCGAGCATACTCGGCAGTTGGTGAGTGAGACCCTCCAGCAGGTGGCCAGACCCTTAGATGCAGGAGCTGCATCTGGCCAGGAAGGGTTGCCCAAGGACGACTCTCCGACCTTCCCAGAGAGCAGTTCGCCCCCCTCAGAGTCTATGCACAGTGCTCAAG CTTTAGATGCTCAACCTGTCGTTCGCGTAATCGCCTCCAGAGGGCAGGAGTGGACTGAGCAAGAGGTTGAGACCGGTCCTACCATTATCTACCAGGATGTCTTGGGAGAGTCTCAGTCTGCCACCTCCACCATTAAGGCTTTGCTTGAACTCCAGCAGACATCAG tgaggGAGAAGGCCGACCCCAAACTACGACAGCATACCATTGATCTTAGCCAGATGGCCGTTCCCATTCAAATGACCCAGGAGAAGAGACCGTCCCCAGAGTCTCCTGCACAGACACAGGGGGAAGCTGAGGTCCTGACGGAGTACATTCCAGCCG GTAAGTTCACGCCCAGCGCCTCCGCTGGAGCTCCGGTTGGTGAGGTGACCTCACcttcccagcagcagcagcagcagcagcagcaggatgcTTCGTCCCTGTTTAATACACAAACAGCGGTGGCTGGGAAGTCCAGTCCAACGTCGTCTACATCAGCATTCGTTCCGCAG AGTGGAGGAAGTCCATCTCTGTTGAACAAACAGGCAGAGGAGCAGGTGATGGAGGAAGGAGACCTCGAAGGGGACACCCTTGATCCACAAACGGGGCTTTTCTATAGGTCCTCTCAGCCTGCTGTCCCGCCCCTTCAACAGAGAAGCACTTTGGCGACCCAGTCAGAACAGGGCCGACACACGCCTCACCCAGTGCAAACCCAGCCGAGCAAAGCCACGGTCAGCCAGCCTTGTTCCTCGTCCACCGTTGCCCTTAAAAAAGGGCCACAGCCGCAAGAGACAGTTCCATCCAAGGAAAAGCCCTCGGGCTCTGGGACCCATCCAGTGGTTGTCCTCTCAATGAAGCCTCCCCATACTCCCCAGCTGCCTAAGCTACAACAGGCCCCGACTTCTCACAATAGGCCTAACCTCCACTCTCCACTGTCCCATCCACCACCCTTGCAGGCACACCATCCTGTAGGATCTGACAAGACATCCTCAGGACAG GTTCAGCAGCCCATCATCACCCAGGGGGCAACGGTGACAAAAATCACCTTTGGTAGTCACGTGTCACCACCAAGAACCAGCACCGCAGAAGCGACAGGCAAACTGGTGCCAGAGTCCAGCTCAGGCCTCGGCCATCCGAGTGCCAAGCCCTCCGTATCAGATATTCTAAAAATATCCATGATGGAGGCTGAGATTGACCCTAGTGCTGAGCCTATGGTGGTTGACTCCTCCAGCGACTGTGATTCCTTCAAGAAGGACACAGCTGCCACATCCCTCATCAGCAGCTCCGCGTCTGTGTTGCACCATTCAAAACCGCAGCTCGGCAAATACAGCCACATGCCAGGACTCGCCTCCCAGAAGAACAAAGATATGGATGTCATTCAG GTCATCCCACAGTACTCAATAATGCCAGACTCTAGCCAGTCAAACGTAGTGGTGGAGCAGAGTGGTTTTCTTGAGATCACAGACTATACCAGCCAGCGGCTGGACGACGAAAGCATTATGGAGCAAGAAGTGGACAGCAGCAATGACGAGGCAGCAGCTTCGAGTCCAATGGAAGGCTGTGCCGACCAGTCCCAATAA